Proteins co-encoded in one Corynebacterium lujinxingii genomic window:
- a CDS encoding uracil-DNA glycosylase — protein MLPVHESWQEPLAGVEDQIHAMGDFLRGEDAYLPRGNDILRAFADPFEDVRVLILGQDPYPTPGHPMGLAFSTQPGVAAPRSLVNIYRELHDDLGVPPRSDGDLSNWSKQGILLLNRVLTVRPGKPASHRGKGWEAVTQAAIEALVARDTPLVALLWGRDAQTAAKFLGSTPRIESPHPSPLSASRGFFGSRPFSRANEALEAQGAKPVDWSL, from the coding sequence ATGCTTCCGGTGCACGAATCCTGGCAGGAACCGCTGGCAGGGGTGGAAGACCAAATCCACGCGATGGGCGATTTTCTGCGCGGCGAGGATGCCTACTTGCCGCGCGGCAACGACATCCTGCGCGCGTTTGCGGACCCGTTCGAGGATGTACGCGTGCTCATCCTGGGCCAGGATCCGTACCCCACACCGGGGCACCCGATGGGGCTGGCGTTTTCCACCCAGCCCGGTGTCGCGGCGCCGCGTTCGCTGGTGAATATCTACCGCGAACTTCACGACGACCTCGGGGTTCCGCCGCGCAGCGACGGCGACCTATCGAATTGGTCGAAGCAAGGCATTTTGCTGCTTAACCGTGTGCTCACCGTGCGCCCGGGCAAGCCGGCGTCGCACCGGGGCAAGGGCTGGGAGGCGGTCACCCAGGCTGCCATCGAGGCGCTTGTAGCACGCGACACTCCGCTGGTGGCGTTGTTGTGGGGCCGCGATGCGCAGACGGCCGCGAAGTTCCTGGGCAGCACGCCGCGGATCGAGTCGCCGCACCCCTCGCCGCTGTCGGCGTCGCGCGGCTTCTTCGGCTCGCGCCCGTTTTCCCGCGCGAACGAGGCGCTTGAGGCACAGGGCGCGAAACCCGTCGACTGGAGCCTGTAA
- the coaD gene encoding pantetheine-phosphate adenylyltransferase — MTTAVCPGSFDPITNGHLDIVTRASRHFDEVIVLVTGNPTKTSGLFTIDERVELIRDATAHLHGVRVDSWGGLLVDYTSAHRVTALVKGLRSSLDYEYELPMAQMNRRLTGVDTYFLLTDEKYGYISSSLTKEVAKFGGDISGLVPPVVRDAIKEKFRNA; from the coding sequence TTGACCACAGCAGTATGCCCCGGTTCGTTCGACCCGATCACCAACGGGCATCTAGACATCGTCACGCGCGCCTCGCGCCACTTCGACGAGGTGATCGTCCTGGTTACCGGCAACCCGACGAAAACCTCAGGGCTATTTACTATCGACGAGCGCGTCGAACTTATCCGCGACGCCACCGCCCACCTGCACGGGGTGCGCGTGGATAGCTGGGGCGGGCTGCTCGTGGATTACACCTCGGCCCACCGGGTCACCGCACTGGTGAAGGGGCTGCGTTCTTCGCTCGACTACGAGTACGAGCTGCCGATGGCACAGATGAACCGGCGCTTGACCGGGGTGGACACCTACTTCCTGCTCACCGACGAAAAGTACGGCTACATCTCTTCGTCGCTGACGAAGGAAGTGGCCAAATTCGGCGGCGACATCTCCGGGCTAGTGCCCCCGGTGGTGCGCGACGCGATCAAGGAGAAGTTCCGCAACGCCTAG
- a CDS encoding DAK2 domain-containing protein: MSASPLIDGPRLRAWARRAAAELDRRRVEINQLNVFPVPDADTGSNMAHTMRSACEEAQLLDDDAHVVDVAEALAVGAVRGARGNSGVVLSQVIRGVAQSVKDDASDGEMFADALANAVRFVDQAIADPVEGTVVTVLRAASVAAQQAIEDAGVHDGLSMIEVAGPATSAARQALANTPSQLPALRDAGVVDAGGTGLVILLEAVLEEAGVEAPMHDVGTAGEGETGHVESSSSAPPLEVLFAFRGDIAALKQELTPMGDSLVTARLADDEATVHIHSFDAGAVIETAYRLGEVSNLRLEVLPGAPAVHNPERLIIAVTPPGSLTQLYSQAGAVAVAPGEDVISEMLSAIRRSGSQEIIVLPNGLLSSRNLAAVEKATRALEQTITLLPTVRLVSGIAALSVHDPNQPLATAAFSMSEAAGEMRTAVAQRAEKGALTLSGAVAKGDVVVSARGETLLIADDPLDAVTRACKRLLEHGGEQVTVLFDPEELTEDQLRPLEDSLGVEVMVYPADGLQACAEIGVE; encoded by the coding sequence ATGTCTGCCTCCCCGCTTATCGACGGCCCGCGGCTGCGCGCCTGGGCCCGCCGCGCCGCCGCTGAGCTCGACCGCCGGCGGGTGGAGATCAACCAGTTAAACGTCTTTCCCGTCCCCGACGCCGACACCGGCTCCAACATGGCGCACACCATGCGCTCGGCGTGCGAGGAAGCGCAGTTGCTTGACGACGACGCACACGTGGTCGACGTCGCCGAGGCCCTGGCCGTCGGTGCGGTGCGCGGCGCGCGCGGCAACTCTGGCGTGGTGCTCTCGCAGGTCATCCGGGGTGTGGCGCAGTCGGTGAAGGACGACGCCTCCGACGGGGAGATGTTCGCCGACGCGCTCGCCAATGCGGTGCGGTTCGTCGACCAGGCGATTGCGGATCCGGTTGAAGGCACCGTGGTCACTGTGTTGCGCGCCGCCTCCGTCGCCGCACAGCAGGCGATCGAGGACGCTGGGGTGCACGACGGGCTTTCCATGATCGAGGTGGCAGGCCCGGCGACCTCCGCCGCGCGCCAGGCTTTGGCGAACACGCCCTCGCAGTTACCGGCGCTTCGCGACGCTGGCGTGGTCGACGCCGGCGGCACCGGCCTGGTCATCCTGCTCGAGGCCGTGCTGGAGGAGGCCGGGGTCGAAGCCCCGATGCACGATGTTGGGACTGCAGGGGAGGGTGAGACCGGTCACGTGGAGTCGTCGTCAAGCGCGCCCCCTCTCGAGGTGCTCTTCGCCTTCCGCGGGGATATCGCGGCGCTGAAGCAGGAACTGACCCCGATGGGCGACAGCCTGGTGACCGCGCGGCTTGCCGACGACGAGGCCACCGTGCACATCCACTCCTTCGACGCCGGCGCGGTGATCGAAACCGCCTACAGGCTTGGTGAAGTGAGCAATTTGCGCCTCGAGGTGCTGCCCGGCGCGCCCGCGGTGCACAACCCGGAGCGGCTGATTATTGCCGTGACGCCGCCCGGCTCGCTCACGCAGCTCTACAGCCAGGCCGGCGCGGTTGCGGTGGCGCCTGGCGAGGACGTGATTTCGGAGATGCTCTCGGCGATTCGCCGCTCCGGCAGCCAGGAGATCATCGTGCTGCCCAACGGCTTGCTCAGCAGCCGGAACTTGGCTGCGGTGGAAAAGGCGACGCGCGCGCTCGAGCAGACCATTACGTTGCTGCCCACGGTGCGCCTCGTCTCGGGTATCGCGGCGCTGTCTGTGCACGATCCGAACCAGCCGCTGGCTACCGCGGCGTTTTCCATGTCGGAGGCCGCCGGTGAGATGCGCACGGCGGTCGCACAGCGCGCGGAAAAGGGCGCGCTGACCTTGAGCGGTGCGGTGGCGAAGGGTGATGTGGTCGTCTCCGCGCGCGGCGAGACGCTGCTCATTGCCGACGACCCGCTGGACGCGGTCACCCGCGCCTGCAAGCGCCTACTTGAGCACGGCGGCGAGCAGGTCACAGTGCTGTTCGACCCGGAAGAACTCACCGAAGACCAGCTCCGCCCGTTGGAAGACAGCCTCGGTGTCGAAGTGATGGTCTATCCTGCAGACGGTTTGCAAGCGTGCGCGGAGATCGGGGTGGAGTAA
- a CDS encoding ATP-dependent DNA helicase RecG, with product MLGFEDNRPLGEVIPAKQARAIEKYLGITTCGELLRYYPRRYLHYGTGADLSGVQAGDTVTVVGQVLDSVTYPSKKQPKRPITKVDVHDGATLFKVSFFGSNYARRVLQPGRQVMFTGKLDYYRGEPQLQHPDFVLLDGPTEATGALRQLGHFGDIEQMLAGREWLPLYRKKDKLNSWTVMGAIHTVLKTLPRIDEPLGFTPIGLLPLNAAVRQVHEPGPEGPWRAVERLKYDEALSVALAMGVRRMDAAAHSAPELPYKQDGDEAALLERLPFPLTRGQKEVVADITGDMANNTPMSRLLQGEVGSGKTIVSLLAMLQAVDNGAQAALLAPTEVLVMQHARSLTMTLLNAGLPTRVVALTGSMPVAQRQDALLKIVSGEADIVVGTHALLQEGVDFFNLGLVVVDEQHRFGVEQRDTLREKAGETTPHLLVMTATPIPRTIAITVFGDLEVSTLRELPGGRKPIQSAVVPEFKPRWVERAWEKIREEVAAGHQAYVVCPRIDGEGGVLEVAEELSATEYKDLEVGVLHGRMKGEEKDAVMADFAKGGLDVLISTTVIEVGVDVPNATVMMVRESEHFGVSQLHQLRGRVGRGGNASLCLFHTLAEEGTPGFTRVSQVAATSDGFALAELDLLNRGEGDVLGTGQSGIKRTLKLINMVEDYDIVRRAYDDAAHLVKNNPEFARAATADFEAEDFEYLDKS from the coding sequence ATGCTGGGGTTTGAGGACAATCGCCCGCTCGGGGAGGTCATTCCCGCAAAACAAGCGAGGGCGATTGAGAAATACCTCGGCATCACCACATGCGGCGAACTGCTGCGCTACTACCCGCGCCGCTACCTGCACTACGGCACTGGTGCCGATTTGAGCGGGGTGCAAGCCGGCGACACGGTCACCGTAGTCGGCCAGGTGCTGGATTCCGTGACCTATCCGAGCAAGAAGCAGCCGAAGCGGCCGATCACCAAGGTGGACGTCCACGACGGCGCCACCTTGTTCAAGGTCTCGTTTTTCGGTTCCAACTACGCCAGACGCGTGCTCCAACCTGGCCGACAGGTGATGTTCACCGGCAAACTCGACTACTACCGCGGCGAACCGCAATTGCAGCACCCGGACTTTGTGCTGCTTGACGGGCCCACTGAAGCGACGGGCGCGCTGCGGCAACTCGGTCACTTCGGCGATATCGAACAGATGCTTGCCGGCCGGGAGTGGTTGCCGCTGTACCGCAAAAAAGACAAGCTGAACTCGTGGACGGTCATGGGCGCGATCCACACCGTGCTCAAAACGCTTCCGCGTATCGACGAGCCCCTCGGCTTCACCCCGATTGGATTACTGCCGCTCAACGCCGCGGTGCGCCAGGTCCACGAGCCCGGGCCGGAGGGCCCTTGGCGTGCTGTGGAGCGGTTGAAGTACGACGAGGCGCTGTCGGTGGCACTTGCGATGGGGGTGCGACGCATGGACGCCGCAGCCCACAGCGCACCCGAATTGCCGTACAAGCAGGACGGCGACGAGGCCGCGCTGCTTGAACGCCTGCCGTTTCCGCTCACGCGCGGCCAGAAAGAGGTGGTGGCGGACATCACAGGGGACATGGCGAACAACACCCCGATGAGTCGCCTGCTGCAAGGCGAGGTCGGCTCCGGTAAAACCATCGTGTCGCTGCTGGCCATGCTGCAGGCCGTGGACAACGGGGCCCAGGCGGCGCTGCTCGCACCGACCGAGGTGCTGGTCATGCAGCACGCCCGGTCGCTGACGATGACGCTTTTGAACGCTGGCCTGCCCACCCGCGTGGTGGCGCTGACCGGTTCGATGCCTGTTGCACAACGCCAGGACGCGCTGCTGAAGATTGTCTCCGGAGAGGCAGACATTGTCGTCGGTACGCACGCGCTGCTGCAAGAGGGCGTGGACTTTTTCAACCTGGGGCTGGTCGTCGTCGACGAGCAGCACCGCTTCGGCGTCGAGCAACGCGACACACTGCGCGAAAAGGCGGGGGAGACCACCCCGCACCTGCTTGTGATGACGGCGACACCGATTCCCCGCACCATCGCAATCACCGTTTTCGGCGACTTGGAAGTCTCCACACTGCGCGAACTGCCGGGCGGGCGCAAACCGATCCAGTCCGCGGTCGTGCCGGAATTCAAGCCGCGCTGGGTGGAGCGCGCGTGGGAGAAGATCCGCGAGGAGGTCGCCGCCGGTCACCAGGCGTACGTAGTCTGCCCGCGCATCGACGGCGAGGGAGGCGTGCTCGAGGTGGCCGAGGAACTGTCCGCCACCGAGTACAAGGATCTCGAAGTCGGCGTGTTGCACGGCCGGATGAAGGGCGAGGAGAAAGACGCCGTGATGGCCGACTTCGCCAAAGGCGGCCTCGATGTGCTCATCTCCACCACAGTCATCGAGGTCGGCGTGGACGTGCCCAACGCGACGGTGATGATGGTGCGCGAGTCCGAGCACTTCGGAGTCTCCCAACTGCACCAGTTGCGAGGTCGCGTGGGCCGCGGCGGCAACGCCTCGTTGTGCTTGTTCCACACGCTCGCAGAAGAGGGCACGCCAGGCTTTACCCGCGTGTCCCAGGTGGCGGCGACGTCCGACGGATTCGCGCTTGCAGAGTTGGACCTGCTCAACCGCGGTGAAGGCGACGTGCTGGGCACCGGCCAGTCCGGCATCAAGCGGACCTTGAAACTGATCAACATGGTGGAGGACTACGACATCGTGCGCCGCGCCTACGACGACGCTGCACACCTGGTAAAAAACAACCCGGAATTCGCCCGCGCCGCTACCGCCGACTTCGAGGCGGAGGACTTCGAATATTTGGACAAGAGCTAG
- a CDS encoding D-alanine--D-alanine ligase family protein, giving the protein MVCVIRVAVLYGGMSTEHSISCISAASVMEHMPADYEVFPIGITRDGVWVEGTTDPVAGVALPEVPEGREVALSINPTRKGLIFDVATGEELVHVDAVFPVLHGKYGEDGTVQGLLELAGVPYVGPGVLASACGMDKEYMKKLVAAEGIAITREVILDGRSSLDDDERDHLGLPVFVKPANGGSSIGVSKVSDWADFAAAYALARESDEKVIVEAELVGDEVEIGVLERPDGTIAASVPAKLNGTEESAEGFYGFETKYLEDGVTATIPAQYDEELTKRLQDTAVTCFKALNCKSLTRVDFFVTEEGPVFNEVNTMPGFTSISMYPQVWAASGVDYPQLLDTLIQTALR; this is encoded by the coding sequence TTGGTCTGCGTGATTCGCGTAGCTGTTCTCTACGGTGGCATGTCCACCGAGCATTCGATTTCCTGCATCTCCGCCGCGTCCGTGATGGAGCACATGCCTGCGGACTACGAGGTGTTCCCGATCGGGATCACCCGAGACGGCGTGTGGGTCGAAGGCACCACCGACCCGGTTGCGGGCGTGGCGCTGCCGGAGGTACCGGAGGGCCGCGAGGTTGCGCTGTCCATCAACCCCACACGCAAGGGGCTGATTTTTGACGTCGCCACCGGTGAGGAACTCGTCCACGTCGACGCTGTTTTCCCAGTCTTGCACGGCAAGTACGGCGAGGACGGCACCGTCCAGGGACTCCTCGAGCTCGCCGGCGTGCCGTACGTCGGCCCGGGCGTGTTGGCCTCCGCGTGCGGAATGGACAAGGAGTACATGAAAAAACTCGTCGCAGCCGAGGGCATCGCAATTACCCGCGAGGTGATCTTGGACGGGCGCAGCTCGCTGGACGACGACGAACGTGACCACCTCGGCCTACCCGTCTTCGTCAAACCAGCCAACGGCGGCTCATCCATCGGCGTGTCCAAGGTGAGCGACTGGGCGGACTTCGCCGCCGCCTACGCCCTTGCACGCGAGTCGGACGAGAAGGTCATCGTGGAAGCCGAGCTGGTTGGCGACGAGGTGGAAATCGGCGTCCTCGAGCGCCCCGACGGCACCATCGCCGCATCCGTGCCGGCGAAACTCAACGGCACCGAGGAATCTGCGGAGGGCTTTTACGGCTTTGAGACGAAATACCTCGAAGACGGCGTGACGGCGACGATCCCGGCGCAGTACGACGAAGAACTGACCAAGCGGCTGCAGGACACGGCCGTGACGTGCTTTAAGGCGCTGAACTGTAAGTCGCTGACCCGCGTGGACTTCTTCGTTACCGAAGAGGGGCCGGTGTTCAACGAGGTCAACACGATGCCGGGCTTCACGTCGATTTCGATGTATCCGCAGGTGTGGGCGGCCAGCGGCGTGGACTACCCGCAGCTACTGGACACGCTCATCCAGACCGCGCTGCGTTAG
- a CDS encoding NAD(P)H-dependent glycerol-3-phosphate dehydrogenase: MVNVAVLGAGSWGTTLAKVFADAGNRVTLWARRPALAETIENTRVNPEYLPGIELSPAIEATSDAQYALDDAAIVVFGVPSQTMRDNVSKWAPMIPSDATMLSISKGVETGTHQRMSQVIAEVTGADPDRIAVLSGPNLSREVALEQPAATVIACTDGNRAKLVQAACATTYLRPYTNTDVVGCEIGGATKNVIALACGMAAGQGLGDNTTASLITRGLAETTRLGDALGADPRTFAGLAGIGDLVATCASPLSRNRTFGAALGEGATMEEAKAATKGQVAEGVVSSRSIFQLAEANGVEMPITQAVYAVCHEGFRVPDTIAALMGRSKKAE, encoded by the coding sequence ATGGTGAACGTAGCGGTACTTGGCGCGGGGTCATGGGGCACGACTCTGGCGAAGGTGTTCGCAGACGCGGGCAACCGGGTCACGTTGTGGGCCCGCAGGCCCGCGCTTGCGGAAACGATTGAAAACACGCGCGTAAATCCGGAGTACTTGCCCGGTATCGAGTTGTCGCCCGCCATCGAGGCGACGTCCGATGCGCAGTACGCGCTTGACGACGCCGCCATTGTCGTTTTCGGCGTCCCCAGCCAGACGATGCGCGACAACGTGTCCAAGTGGGCGCCGATGATCCCGTCGGACGCGACGATGCTGTCGATTTCCAAGGGCGTGGAAACTGGCACGCACCAGCGTATGAGCCAGGTCATCGCCGAGGTCACCGGGGCAGACCCGGATCGCATCGCCGTGCTGAGCGGGCCGAACCTGTCGCGCGAGGTCGCACTGGAGCAGCCGGCCGCGACTGTGATCGCCTGCACGGACGGAAACCGGGCGAAGCTCGTTCAGGCGGCGTGCGCCACGACGTACCTGCGCCCGTACACCAACACCGACGTCGTCGGCTGCGAGATCGGCGGCGCGACGAAAAACGTCATCGCGCTCGCCTGCGGCATGGCGGCCGGCCAGGGGCTGGGGGACAACACCACGGCCTCCCTGATCACCCGCGGCCTGGCTGAGACGACGCGGCTTGGCGACGCACTCGGCGCCGACCCGCGCACGTTCGCCGGCCTCGCGGGCATAGGCGACTTGGTGGCCACATGCGCCTCGCCGTTGTCGCGCAACCGCACCTTCGGCGCTGCCCTCGGCGAAGGCGCCACGATGGAAGAGGCGAAGGCGGCGACCAAGGGGCAGGTGGCCGAGGGCGTGGTGTCGTCGAGAAGCATCTTCCAGCTCGCAGAGGCGAACGGGGTCGAGATGCCGATCACCCAGGCGGTGTACGCGGTGTGCCACGAGGGTTTCCGGGTGCCCGACACCATTGCGGCGCTGATGGGGCGCAGCAAGAAGGCGGAGTAA
- a CDS encoding thiamine-phosphate kinase, whose amino-acid sequence MITTGFPTAGPTLEDVGEQAVIKAIRAAAPSDLNGDDAAVLIPSVPNSRVVAGTDMLVEGRHFTRETTTPYLLGRKAAVQNFADIEAMGARAIAVLMSVSASSDTPAAVVEELARGIGDMAGEYGCELVGGDVTGGGQLVVSVTAIGSLGGNREELRMSSARPGQRVVAHGHIGYSAAGLALLQAGVDIPAELEVLVQAHQVPQLVPGRGVVARAAGATAMTDNSDGLIRDIGMVADASGVGIDLSSVSITPDDTLRAAGKLLEVDPWQWVLTGGEDHTLIGTIDGSAPVGFRSIGTVTRKSGVRIDGEAPATTTGWESF is encoded by the coding sequence GTGATCACCACAGGATTTCCCACCGCCGGGCCGACGCTTGAAGATGTAGGCGAGCAGGCGGTGATCAAAGCGATCCGCGCCGCAGCTCCGTCCGACCTCAACGGCGACGACGCCGCTGTGCTCATCCCGTCGGTGCCGAACTCGCGCGTGGTGGCGGGCACGGACATGCTGGTGGAGGGGCGCCACTTCACCCGTGAGACCACCACGCCGTACCTGCTCGGGCGCAAGGCGGCGGTGCAGAACTTTGCGGACATCGAGGCCATGGGTGCTCGCGCAATCGCCGTGTTGATGTCGGTCTCGGCCTCAAGCGACACCCCGGCCGCCGTGGTGGAGGAACTCGCCCGCGGCATCGGGGATATGGCGGGCGAGTACGGCTGCGAGCTCGTCGGCGGCGATGTCACCGGCGGTGGGCAGCTCGTCGTGTCCGTCACGGCGATCGGCTCGCTCGGCGGCAACCGCGAAGAGTTGCGGATGTCTAGCGCCCGGCCGGGCCAGCGTGTCGTCGCCCACGGGCACATCGGCTACTCGGCGGCCGGGCTGGCGCTATTGCAGGCAGGGGTGGACATCCCCGCAGAGCTTGAGGTGCTCGTTCAGGCCCACCAGGTTCCGCAGTTGGTGCCGGGCCGCGGCGTGGTCGCGCGTGCGGCGGGGGCGACGGCGATGACGGATAACTCCGACGGGCTGATCCGCGACATCGGCATGGTGGCCGACGCCTCCGGGGTGGGCATCGACCTGTCCTCGGTCTCGATCACACCGGACGACACGCTGCGCGCCGCCGGGAAACTTCTCGAGGTGGACCCGTGGCAGTGGGTGCTCACCGGCGGCGAGGACCACACGCTCATCGGCACCATCGATGGCTCGGCGCCGGTCGGGTTTCGCTCGATCGGCACCGTCACACGCAAATCGGGTGTGCGTATCGACGGCGAAGCGCCCGCAACCACCACAGGATGGGAGAGTTTCTAG
- a CDS encoding NUDIX hydrolase, translating to MPTNASKATAKSGELHEQDKDAQGEKFLTGRLQEIPLKPQDEFKRTTLAAGAVLWRGNLREPETVEVACIHRPHYDDWSLAKGKVDPDESLVQTAVREIKEETGYDVRLGKHLGKTVYPVKKTTKVVYYWTGEVTGGEFVPNDEVDEIRWLPIDEAIALMTYDLDREVLAKAQKRFRTPADARILYVRHARAHDRAKWSGDDNLRPLDKKGRRQSEMLVPLLSAFNPERIYSAVPERCQTTVAPLADESGLDVVVDKRFGDDAWLEDMVGAQRAITEVIAEGGTSVVCAQGEVIPGMLAWLSAQGTLPIDGDINAKKGSVWVLSFHDGQLTGADYFPSALPVI from the coding sequence ATGCCTACGAACGCCTCGAAAGCCACCGCCAAAAGCGGAGAGCTCCACGAACAAGACAAAGACGCCCAAGGCGAGAAGTTTCTCACCGGTCGTCTCCAGGAGATACCGCTCAAACCGCAGGACGAGTTTAAACGGACCACTTTGGCGGCCGGTGCGGTGCTGTGGCGCGGCAACCTACGCGAGCCCGAGACTGTCGAGGTCGCCTGCATCCACCGCCCGCATTACGACGACTGGTCGCTGGCCAAGGGCAAGGTCGACCCCGACGAGTCCCTCGTGCAGACCGCTGTGCGCGAGATCAAGGAGGAAACCGGCTACGACGTGCGCCTGGGCAAGCACTTGGGCAAGACCGTCTACCCGGTGAAGAAGACCACGAAGGTGGTCTACTACTGGACCGGTGAGGTCACCGGCGGCGAGTTCGTGCCCAACGACGAAGTCGACGAGATCCGCTGGCTGCCGATCGACGAAGCGATTGCGCTCATGACCTACGACCTCGACCGCGAGGTGCTCGCCAAGGCGCAGAAGCGCTTCCGCACCCCGGCCGACGCACGCATCCTTTACGTGCGCCATGCCCGCGCGCACGACCGCGCCAAGTGGTCCGGCGACGACAACCTGCGCCCGCTGGACAAGAAGGGCCGCCGCCAGTCCGAGATGCTCGTGCCTTTGCTCAGCGCGTTCAACCCCGAGCGCATCTACTCGGCTGTTCCCGAGCGCTGCCAGACCACGGTCGCGCCGCTGGCGGATGAAAGTGGCCTTGACGTGGTCGTCGACAAGCGCTTCGGCGACGACGCGTGGCTCGAGGACATGGTGGGCGCCCAACGCGCGATAACCGAGGTCATCGCGGAAGGCGGCACCAGCGTGGTCTGCGCCCAGGGCGAGGTCATCCCGGGCATGCTCGCGTGGCTGTCTGCCCAGGGCACCTTGCCCATCGACGGCGACATCAACGCCAAGAAAGGCTCCGTGTGGGTGCTGAGCTTCCACGACGGCCAACTCACCGGCGCCGACTACTTTCCCTCGGCCCTGCCCGTGATC
- the rsmD gene encoding 16S rRNA (guanine(966)-N(2))-methyltransferase RsmD gives MNRIISGEARGRKIKVPPEGTRPTSDRAREGLFSSLQVRFGFVDKHVLDLFAGSGALGLEAASRGAAEVVLVENDPEACQIIEYNAGVVKHPNVRVEQMKASTYVANAPKRYFDTVLADPPYDLADEAVAEMVEALKPILTDGAVVVVERHRDSPETAWPEEFTPTGQKLKRRIYGIARMDMAVYWDPEVEDN, from the coding sequence ATGAACCGCATCATCTCGGGCGAGGCCCGCGGCCGCAAGATTAAGGTGCCGCCGGAAGGTACCCGCCCCACATCCGACCGTGCGCGCGAGGGACTGTTCTCGTCGCTGCAGGTGCGCTTTGGGTTCGTCGATAAGCATGTGCTCGACCTGTTCGCCGGCTCCGGCGCCCTCGGGTTGGAAGCTGCCTCGCGCGGCGCGGCGGAGGTTGTGCTGGTGGAAAACGACCCGGAGGCTTGCCAGATCATCGAGTACAACGCGGGCGTGGTTAAGCACCCGAACGTGCGCGTCGAGCAGATGAAGGCCTCCACCTACGTCGCCAACGCGCCGAAGCGGTACTTCGACACGGTGCTCGCTGACCCGCCGTACGACCTTGCCGACGAGGCTGTCGCCGAAATGGTTGAGGCGCTCAAACCGATCCTCACCGACGGTGCGGTGGTCGTCGTCGAGCGCCACCGCGACAGCCCCGAGACCGCTTGGCCTGAAGAATTCACCCCGACCGGTCAGAAACTCAAGCGACGCATCTACGGCATCGCGCGTATGGATATGGCCGTGTACTGGGACCCGGAAGTAGAGGACAACTAA
- a CDS encoding DUF3515 domain-containing protein produces the protein MTTTAHEPQINRTAIAISLGLALLLVIGAVVGARIYFNQVALQPVAMTDLPAPQADSQACASLIGDLPSDLHGHPRAELAEPAPAGAAAWRSSSTERITLRCGVDIPAQYTDYAITEDIDGARWLRVDDITPQSTLATWYTVDRSPVVAVTADTEQLDGGAPVDGLDLAALEQHDQPRNPAPLTELEAADSSKCSGLLDAAPESIAEGYTRTEPAGDNTVAWHAKGRDPIVVRCGVAPSPNYGPGEQLAQVNGIPWFEDVKLANGTTASTWYALGRDSGIAASLPQAESNEAITNLTDLIAEHTAEAK, from the coding sequence ATGACAACTACGGCGCACGAACCACAGATTAACCGCACAGCCATCGCGATCAGTCTTGGGCTAGCGCTGTTGTTGGTCATCGGCGCCGTGGTGGGCGCGCGCATCTACTTCAACCAGGTGGCGCTGCAGCCCGTCGCGATGACAGATTTGCCCGCGCCACAGGCCGATTCGCAAGCGTGCGCGTCGCTTATCGGCGACCTCCCGTCGGACCTGCACGGCCACCCCCGCGCCGAACTCGCCGAACCGGCACCAGCGGGCGCTGCGGCGTGGCGCTCCTCCTCCACCGAGCGCATCACCCTGCGCTGCGGGGTGGACATCCCCGCGCAGTACACCGACTACGCCATAACCGAGGACATCGACGGGGCGAGATGGCTGCGTGTCGACGACATCACGCCGCAGTCCACCCTGGCCACCTGGTACACGGTGGACCGCTCGCCTGTTGTCGCAGTCACGGCGGACACCGAACAGCTCGACGGCGGCGCTCCGGTCGACGGGCTGGACCTCGCCGCGCTCGAGCAGCACGACCAGCCACGCAACCCCGCCCCGCTGACAGAACTTGAAGCCGCCGACTCATCGAAGTGCTCCGGGTTGTTGGACGCCGCACCGGAGTCCATCGCCGAGGGCTACACCCGCACTGAGCCGGCAGGCGACAACACAGTGGCCTGGCACGCCAAGGGTCGTGACCCGATCGTGGTGCGCTGCGGCGTGGCGCCCTCGCCGAACTACGGCCCGGGCGAGCAGTTGGCCCAGGTCAACGGCATCCCGTGGTTCGAGGACGTGAAGCTTGCTAACGGCACCACCGCTTCGACCTGGTACGCCCTCGGCCGCGATAGCGGTATCGCCGCCTCCCTGCCACAGGCCGAGAGCAATGAAGCGATCACCAACCTCACCGACCTGATCGCCGAGCACACCGCCGAGGCGAAGTAG